A window from Corynebacterium singulare encodes these proteins:
- the serB gene encoding phosphoserine phosphatase SerB, producing the protein MGSVDNQIDHPNQTAFAVVTTSGPDKPGVSAAFFRVLSSYNVELVDVEQAIFSGRISLSAYIRVDNARIEAMEKGLRNTLSIYAQSLTVELRADEVTSRPRSTHVVVVLGRQLNASHISAIAQELANFNVNIDRIRGLSTYPLNGLELYITIDGSSDPVRAVLARLATEQGVDIAIERSGLQRRSKRLICFDCDSTLITGEVIEMLAAHAGKEAEVAAVTERAMRGELDFEESLRERVAALAGLPESVIAQTAADIELTPGVRTTIRTLKRMGYRVAVVSGGFIQVLEDLAKELELDYLRANTLEIEDGKLTGRVIGDVVDRKAKENFLREFAADSGLSMRQTVAVGDGANDIDMISAAGLGIAFNAKPALREVADAAVNHPYMDEILQILGIPMEEVVVD; encoded by the coding sequence ATGGGCAGCGTGGATAACCAGATTGATCACCCCAACCAGACAGCTTTCGCCGTCGTGACAACCTCCGGTCCCGACAAGCCCGGTGTGTCCGCGGCCTTCTTTCGAGTGCTGAGCTCGTACAACGTTGAGCTTGTCGACGTCGAACAGGCCATTTTCTCCGGCCGCATCTCCCTGTCCGCGTATATCCGAGTCGATAACGCACGAATCGAGGCAATGGAGAAGGGGCTGCGCAATACGCTGAGTATCTACGCACAGTCGCTGACCGTGGAGCTGCGCGCCGATGAAGTCACCTCCCGCCCGCGGTCCACTCACGTTGTTGTGGTACTGGGCCGACAGCTCAACGCCAGCCACATCTCCGCCATTGCGCAGGAGCTGGCTAACTTTAACGTCAACATCGATCGTATCCGCGGGCTGTCCACGTACCCTCTCAATGGGTTGGAGCTGTACATCACCATTGACGGTTCCTCGGATCCCGTTCGTGCGGTCCTTGCACGCTTGGCCACCGAGCAGGGCGTAGATATCGCGATCGAGCGCTCTGGTCTGCAACGCCGCTCCAAGCGCCTCATTTGCTTCGATTGCGACTCCACCTTGATCACGGGCGAGGTTATCGAGATGCTTGCCGCTCATGCGGGCAAGGAAGCTGAGGTCGCGGCCGTGACCGAGCGCGCGATGCGCGGCGAGTTGGACTTCGAGGAATCCCTCCGCGAACGAGTGGCTGCGCTGGCTGGGTTGCCGGAGTCGGTCATCGCGCAGACCGCGGCTGATATTGAGCTCACGCCAGGCGTGCGCACCACTATCCGCACCCTCAAGCGAATGGGCTACCGCGTTGCGGTGGTATCCGGTGGCTTTATCCAGGTTCTGGAGGATCTGGCGAAGGAACTCGAACTAGACTACCTGCGCGCTAACACTCTTGAAATTGAGGACGGCAAGCTCACTGGCCGCGTCATTGGTGACGTTGTTGACCGCAAGGCTAAGGAGAACTTTCTCCGCGAGTTCGCCGCCGATTCCGGCCTCAGCATGCGCCAGACGGTCGCGGTTGGCGATGGAGCTAATGACATCGACATGATTTCCGCCGCTGGTCTGGGCATTGCTTTTAACGCTAAGCCGGCGCTGCGGGAGGTCGCCGACGCCGCCGTCAACCACCCCTACATGGATGAGATCCTGCAGATTCTTGGTATCCCCATGGAGGAGGTTGTCGTTGACTAA
- the nrdF gene encoding class 1b ribonucleoside-diphosphate reductase subunit beta produces MSQEYDDYIASHEAPVKAVNWNTVPDEKDSEVWDRLTGNFWLPEKVPVSNDLPSWKTLTEKEQETTMRVFTGLTLLDTIQGTVGAVSLLPDATTPHEEAVLTNIAFMESVHAKSYSNIFMTLASTPMINDAFRWSEENENLQRKAKIVMSYYRGGDPLKKKVASTLLESFLFYSGFFLPMHFSSRAKLTNTADIIRLIIRDEAVHGYYIGYKFQQGYKQLSEERQEEMKGYAFDLLYDLYENEIDYTEDLYDELGWTEDVKRFLRYNANKALNNLGFEGLFPADETRVSPAILSSLSPNADENHDFFSGSGSSYVIGKAEETTDEDWDF; encoded by the coding sequence GTGTCTCAAGAGTATGACGACTACATCGCCAGCCACGAGGCGCCGGTGAAGGCAGTTAACTGGAACACCGTCCCGGATGAGAAGGATTCCGAGGTGTGGGACCGCCTCACTGGTAATTTCTGGCTCCCCGAAAAGGTTCCGGTGTCTAACGATCTCCCCAGTTGGAAGACGCTGACGGAGAAGGAGCAGGAAACCACCATGCGTGTCTTTACCGGCCTGACACTCCTGGACACCATCCAGGGTACGGTGGGCGCGGTGTCGCTGCTTCCCGACGCCACCACGCCACACGAAGAGGCTGTCCTCACCAATATCGCCTTCATGGAGTCTGTGCACGCGAAGTCCTACTCCAACATCTTCATGACGTTGGCGTCCACCCCAATGATTAATGACGCCTTCCGTTGGTCCGAGGAAAACGAGAATCTTCAGCGCAAGGCCAAGATCGTCATGTCCTACTACCGCGGTGGCGATCCACTGAAGAAGAAGGTGGCTTCCACGCTGCTGGAGTCCTTCCTCTTCTACTCCGGCTTCTTCCTGCCGATGCACTTCTCCTCCCGCGCGAAGCTGACGAATACTGCGGACATCATCCGCCTCATCATTCGTGATGAGGCCGTGCATGGTTACTACATCGGCTACAAGTTCCAGCAAGGCTACAAGCAGCTGTCGGAGGAGCGCCAGGAGGAGATGAAGGGCTACGCCTTCGACCTGCTCTACGACCTCTACGAGAATGAGATCGACTACACCGAGGACCTCTACGACGAGCTGGGGTGGACCGAAGACGTGAAGCGCTTCCTGCGTTACAACGCCAACAAGGCACTCAACAACTTGGGCTTCGAGGGACTCTTCCCAGCGGATGAAACCCGCGTTTCCCCGGCCATCCTGTCTTCCCTGTCTCCGAACGCTGACGAGAATCACGACTTCTTCTCCGGTTCTGGTTCTTCCTATGTCATTGGTAAGGCCGAGGAGACCACTGATGAGGACTGGGACTTCTAG
- a CDS encoding aminoacyl-tRNA hydrolase, translating into MTNLREAHRRLVEACSERSWRDDPEDPDKPETIQAMQIALHLPKQDPPSRTEVLEAAGRAVVKLCLDERAGQDGAFAEALGQWYGHRIRKVARRARNKAWRDVQTLPGVTVDDRARAFVPSAVSEVDPLVAKLQIGHTDLPMDEPGPALADVPLILIDASLKMSAGKAAAQVGHGSMLLAAAMSLDDVEQWAQRDFPLSVREVSSEDFAEACSREGAVVVRDAGFTEVAPDSATVCALRQP; encoded by the coding sequence TTGACTAACCTTCGCGAGGCTCACCGCCGCCTTGTCGAGGCCTGTAGCGAGCGTAGCTGGCGCGATGATCCTGAGGACCCGGATAAGCCGGAGACCATTCAGGCGATGCAGATTGCGCTTCACCTGCCAAAGCAGGATCCGCCAAGCCGCACGGAGGTGCTGGAGGCGGCGGGAAGGGCCGTCGTCAAGCTCTGCCTTGATGAGCGCGCCGGCCAGGACGGTGCCTTCGCGGAGGCCCTGGGGCAGTGGTACGGGCACCGGATTCGCAAAGTCGCGCGCCGCGCTCGCAACAAGGCCTGGCGTGACGTGCAGACCCTGCCCGGTGTAACGGTGGATGACCGGGCGCGGGCCTTCGTCCCCTCGGCAGTGTCGGAGGTTGATCCGCTCGTGGCGAAGCTCCAGATTGGGCACACGGATCTGCCGATGGATGAACCAGGGCCCGCGCTTGCCGACGTCCCCCTTATCCTCATCGACGCCTCCCTCAAGATGAGTGCGGGCAAGGCCGCAGCCCAGGTTGGCCATGGATCGATGCTGCTGGCCGCGGCGATGAGCCTGGACGACGTCGAGCAGTGGGCTCAGCGCGATTTCCCTTTGTCCGTGCGTGAGGTGAGCTCGGAGGACTTTGCCGAAGCCTGTAGCCGCGAGGGTGCTGTTGTTGTGCGCGACGCCGGCTTTACCGAGGTTGCCCCAGATTCGGCCACGGTGTGTGCACTGCGCCAGCCTTAA
- the ctaD gene encoding aa3-type cytochrome oxidase subunit I has translation MTAVAPRLDDYVAPTRPEPTGNAKTGSKAWTLLTTTDHKQLGIMYMIMAFSFFFLGGFMALLLRAELFTPGLQLLSNEQFNQLFTMHGTVMLLLFATPVVWAFGNYVLPLQIGAPDVAFPRLNAFGFWITLTGGVVMLLGFVTPGGAADFGWTMYMPLADSVHTPGIGADMWIVGVGATGVGTIASAVNMITTVLTLRAPGMTMFRLPVFTWCVFTASVIVLMIFPLLTAAALGVLYDRKLGGHIYDSANGGAILWQHLFWFFGHPEVYVLAIPFFGVISEVIPVFSRKPVFGYIGLVFAVLAIGALSMAVWAHHMFVTGAILLPFFSFMTFLIAVPTGVKFFNWVGTMWKGHITWDTPMIFAMGFLATFLFGGMTGVMLASPALDFHLAESYFLIAHFHYTLFGTVVFSAFAGLYFWFPKMTGRMLDERLGKIHFWLTFIGFHGTFLIQHWVGNMGMPRRYADYLESDGFTVFNQISTIFSFVLGASVIPLIWNVFKSWRYGEIVTVDDPWGYGNSLEWATSCPPPRHNFVSLPRIRSERPAFELHYPHMVKRIREEAHYGH, from the coding sequence ATGACCGCTGTGGCGCCACGGCTCGACGATTACGTCGCGCCCACACGTCCAGAGCCGACTGGTAACGCAAAGACTGGTTCCAAGGCTTGGACGCTACTGACCACCACCGACCACAAGCAGCTGGGCATCATGTACATGATCATGGCCTTCAGCTTCTTCTTCCTCGGTGGCTTCATGGCACTGCTGCTCCGTGCTGAGCTCTTCACCCCGGGTCTGCAGCTTCTGTCCAACGAGCAGTTCAACCAGCTGTTCACCATGCACGGCACCGTGATGCTGCTGCTCTTCGCAACGCCAGTTGTGTGGGCTTTCGGTAACTACGTGCTGCCCCTGCAGATTGGCGCACCGGATGTGGCCTTCCCGCGACTGAACGCCTTCGGCTTCTGGATTACCCTGACCGGTGGTGTCGTCATGTTGCTCGGTTTCGTCACCCCGGGTGGCGCCGCTGACTTCGGCTGGACCATGTACATGCCGCTGGCTGACTCCGTTCACACCCCGGGCATCGGCGCTGACATGTGGATCGTCGGCGTTGGCGCTACCGGTGTCGGCACCATTGCTTCGGCTGTCAACATGATCACCACCGTGCTCACCCTTCGTGCACCGGGCATGACCATGTTCCGTCTGCCGGTCTTCACCTGGTGTGTCTTCACTGCATCCGTCATCGTGCTGATGATCTTCCCGCTGCTGACCGCAGCCGCCCTGGGTGTTCTGTATGACCGCAAGCTTGGCGGCCACATCTATGACTCCGCGAACGGCGGCGCTATCCTGTGGCAGCACCTGTTCTGGTTCTTCGGCCACCCGGAGGTCTACGTCCTCGCAATCCCGTTCTTCGGCGTTATTTCTGAGGTCATCCCGGTGTTCTCCCGTAAGCCGGTCTTCGGCTACATCGGCCTGGTCTTCGCCGTTCTGGCCATTGGTGCACTCTCCATGGCTGTGTGGGCTCACCACATGTTCGTGACCGGCGCCATCCTGCTGCCGTTCTTCTCCTTCATGACCTTCCTTATTGCGGTTCCGACGGGTGTGAAGTTCTTCAACTGGGTCGGCACCATGTGGAAGGGCCACATCACCTGGGATACCCCGATGATCTTCGCCATGGGCTTCCTGGCAACCTTCCTCTTCGGCGGTATGACCGGTGTCATGCTGGCCTCCCCGGCACTGGACTTCCACCTGGCTGAGTCCTACTTCCTCATTGCCCACTTCCACTACACCCTGTTCGGTACCGTGGTGTTCTCCGCCTTCGCTGGTCTGTACTTCTGGTTCCCGAAGATGACCGGCCGCATGCTGGATGAGCGCCTGGGCAAGATTCACTTCTGGCTGACATTCATCGGCTTCCACGGCACCTTCCTGATTCAGCACTGGGTGGGCAACATGGGTATGCCGCGCCGTTACGCCGACTACTTGGAGTCTGATGGCTTCACGGTCTTCAACCAGATTTCCACCATCTTCTCCTTCGTCCTGGGTGCTTCGGTTATCCCGCTCATCTGGAACGTGTTCAAGTCCTGGCGCTACGGTGAGATCGTCACCGTGGACGATCCGTGGGGCTACGGTAACTCCCTCGAGTGGGCTACCTCCTGCCCGCCGCCGCGCCACAACTTCGTCTCCCTGCCGCGCATCCGCTCCGAGCGTCCGGCCTTCGAGCTGCACTACCCGCACATGGTCAAGCGCATCCGCGAGGAAGCCCACTACGGCCACTAA
- the ykgO gene encoding type B 50S ribosomal protein L36, translating to MKVRKSLRSLKKKPGAQVIRRHGKVFVINKKDPRFKARQG from the coding sequence ATGAAGGTTCGCAAGTCGCTTCGGTCGCTGAAGAAGAAGCCGGGCGCCCAGGTTATTCGCCGCCACGGTAAGGTCTTCGTGATCAACAAGAAGGATCCGCGCTTCAAGGCTCGCCAGGGCTAA
- the nrdE gene encoding class 1b ribonucleoside-diphosphate reductase subunit alpha encodes MTTQLGKTVAEPVKPEEQLDYHALNALLNLYDENGKIQFDKDREAANQFFLQHVNQNTVYFHDLEEKMHYLVENKYYEPELLEQYDFEFIKSLFKRAYSYKFRFKSFLGAYKYYTSYTLKTFDGRRYLERFEDRVSMTALFLADGDTEVAEHLVDEIMTGRFQPATPTFLNAGKAQRGELVSCFLLRIEDNMESIGRSINSALQLSKRGGGVALLLSNIRESGAPIKHIENQSSGVIPVMKLLEDSFSYANQLGARQGAGAVYLNAHHPDIMSFLDTKRENADEKIRIKTLSLGIVIPDITFELARKNDDMYLFSPYDVERVYGKAFGDISVTEHYEEMVEDPRIRKKKINARHFFQTIAELQFESGYPYIMFEDTVNRANPVKTGRINMSNLCSEILQVNAPSELNDDLTYKTLGSDISCNLGSLNIATTMDSPDFGLTVETAIRGLTAVADKTSINSVPSVRKGNDDSHAIGLGQMNLHGYLGREHIEYGSEEGLDFTNAYFAAVLYAALRASNKLARERGEYFTEFPQSEYASGEFFDRYDPADFAPRTEKVKELFATSSIHTPSAEEWAQLKEDVAKHGIYNRNLQAVPPTGSISYINNSTSSIHPIASKIEIRKEGKIGRVYYPAPHMDNENLEYFKDSYEIGHEKIIDTYAIATKYVDQGLSLTLFFKDTATTRDINRAQIYAWRNGIKTLYYIRLRQMALEGTEIEGCVSCML; translated from the coding sequence GTGACCACGCAACTGGGTAAGACCGTCGCAGAACCTGTGAAGCCTGAAGAGCAGCTGGATTACCACGCGCTGAATGCACTGCTCAACCTGTATGACGAGAACGGTAAAATTCAGTTCGACAAGGACCGTGAGGCCGCGAACCAGTTCTTCCTCCAGCATGTCAACCAGAACACCGTCTACTTCCACGATCTGGAAGAAAAGATGCACTACTTGGTGGAGAACAAGTACTACGAGCCAGAACTGCTCGAGCAGTATGACTTCGAATTCATCAAATCCCTGTTCAAGCGCGCCTACTCGTACAAGTTCCGCTTTAAGTCTTTCCTGGGTGCCTACAAGTACTACACCTCCTACACGCTGAAGACCTTCGATGGCCGCCGCTACCTCGAGCGCTTCGAAGACCGCGTATCGATGACAGCTCTCTTCCTCGCAGATGGCGATACCGAGGTGGCTGAGCACCTCGTGGATGAGATCATGACCGGCCGTTTCCAGCCGGCCACCCCAACCTTCCTCAACGCAGGAAAGGCCCAGCGCGGCGAGCTCGTATCCTGCTTCCTGCTGCGCATCGAAGACAACATGGAGTCCATCGGCCGCTCCATCAACTCCGCCCTGCAGCTGTCTAAGCGCGGCGGTGGCGTGGCGCTCCTGCTGTCCAATATTAGGGAGTCGGGCGCCCCGATTAAGCACATTGAGAACCAGTCTTCCGGCGTTATCCCCGTCATGAAGCTGCTCGAGGATTCCTTCTCCTACGCCAACCAGCTTGGCGCACGCCAGGGAGCAGGCGCGGTCTACCTCAACGCTCACCATCCGGACATCATGAGCTTCCTCGACACCAAGCGTGAAAACGCCGATGAGAAGATCCGTATTAAAACCCTGTCCCTCGGTATCGTCATCCCGGACATCACCTTCGAGCTGGCCCGTAAGAATGACGACATGTACCTGTTCAGCCCGTACGATGTCGAGCGCGTCTATGGCAAGGCTTTCGGTGACATCTCCGTAACTGAGCACTACGAGGAGATGGTGGAAGACCCGCGCATTCGCAAGAAGAAGATCAACGCGCGTCACTTTTTCCAGACCATCGCGGAGCTGCAATTTGAGTCCGGCTACCCGTACATCATGTTCGAGGACACCGTAAACCGCGCGAACCCGGTCAAGACCGGCCGCATCAACATGTCCAACCTGTGCTCCGAGATCCTTCAGGTCAATGCTCCTTCTGAGCTCAACGACGATCTGACCTACAAGACCCTCGGCAGCGACATCTCCTGCAACCTGGGCTCCCTCAACATTGCGACCACCATGGATTCTCCGGACTTTGGTCTGACGGTTGAAACCGCCATCCGTGGTCTGACCGCCGTGGCGGACAAAACCTCCATCAACTCCGTGCCGTCGGTACGCAAGGGCAACGATGATTCCCACGCCATCGGTCTGGGCCAGATGAATCTGCACGGCTACCTTGGCCGCGAGCACATCGAGTACGGTTCCGAGGAAGGCCTAGACTTCACCAACGCCTATTTTGCTGCCGTCCTTTACGCCGCTCTGCGTGCTTCCAACAAGCTGGCCCGCGAACGTGGCGAGTACTTCACCGAGTTCCCGCAGTCCGAATACGCCAGCGGCGAGTTCTTTGACCGCTATGATCCGGCAGACTTCGCTCCGCGCACGGAGAAGGTGAAGGAGCTCTTCGCCACGTCGTCCATCCATACCCCATCAGCGGAGGAGTGGGCGCAGTTGAAGGAGGACGTCGCCAAGCACGGCATCTACAACCGCAACCTGCAGGCCGTGCCGCCGACCGGCTCCATTTCCTACATCAACAACTCCACCTCGTCCATCCACCCAATCGCCTCCAAGATTGAGATTCGCAAGGAAGGCAAGATCGGCCGCGTCTACTACCCGGCGCCGCATATGGACAACGAGAACTTGGAGTACTTCAAGGACTCTTATGAGATCGGCCACGAGAAAATCATCGACACCTACGCCATTGCCACCAAATATGTGGATCAAGGCCTGTCGCTGACTCTGTTCTTCAAGGACACTGCCACCACGCGTGATATTAACCGCGCGCAGATTTATGCATGGCGCAACGGTATTAAGACCCTGTACTACATCCGCCTGCGTCAGATGGCGCTGGAAGGCACCGAGATCGAGGGTTGCGTATCCTGCATGCTCTAG
- the nrdI gene encoding class Ib ribonucleoside-diphosphate reductase assembly flavoprotein NrdI gives MLVVYFSSATENTHRFVEKLGLPSVRIPLRLTDEPLIVNEPYVLVCPTYGGGASISKQNTRPVPKQVIRFLNNEHNRSFIRAVVAGGNSNFGTDFGKAGDVIAAKCKVPYVYRFELLGTEEDVTICREGLLANAAALGLAA, from the coding sequence ATGTTGGTCGTGTATTTCTCTTCCGCTACGGAAAATACGCACCGCTTCGTTGAGAAGCTCGGTCTTCCCAGCGTTCGCATTCCCCTCCGCCTGACCGATGAGCCACTCATCGTCAACGAGCCCTACGTTCTGGTCTGCCCGACGTACGGGGGAGGGGCGTCGATAAGCAAGCAGAACACGAGGCCCGTGCCCAAGCAGGTCATCCGTTTCCTCAATAATGAACACAACCGCAGTTTTATTCGTGCGGTCGTGGCTGGAGGAAACAGCAACTTCGGCACTGACTTTGGCAAGGCCGGCGACGTCATCGCCGCCAAGTGTAAGGTGCCTTATGTGTACCGCTTCGAACTTCTTGGTACCGAGGAAGATGTCACAATTTGCCGCGAAGGCCTATTAGCCAACGCAGCAGCCCTGGGTCTCGCAGCCTAG
- a CDS encoding ATP-dependent DNA helicase, whose product MDEHSATVELLDAAVAALGGARREGQVRMATAVASALEKERHLAVQAGTGTGKSLAYLVPAFRHAQETGSTVIVSTATLALQRQLVERDLPRLAEALEPHLAKKPTFAIMKGRSNYVCLNKVSRASELESEDTLLDADSPSALGRHVQRVYEWAEDTETGDREDLEPGVPDLAWRQVSVTSAECLGATRCPHGEDCFAELARRRAADVDVVVTNHALLAIDAVADVNILPEHDVVIIDEAHELDGRITSVSTAEITGRALKMAATRAKSLGANGKDQRLTEQAAELTQLLGEFLPGRWTDLPENAKQQLMALADTLSSCRDTIARTPEGEQTSDPEKFAERQNLANHLSTLVEAIARILDVFATGDPAAHADVVWLERDERTLTDTLAVAPLSIAGMLHEKLFGEQTVVLTSATLALGGRFDAMAAQWGLPKGTWDSLDVGYPFNPARSGILYTASHLPQPGRDGLSPETLEEIRELIMAAGGRTLGLFSSRRAAQQAAEALKPRIPFDIFLQGEDSIGALVDKFTKNENSCLFGTLSLWQGVDVPGPSCSLVLIDRIPFPRPDNPLMQARTEAAKAAGRNGFMEVSATHAALLMAQGAGRLLRSVDDRGVVAVLDNRLETKRYGSYLRDSMPQMWRTTDPEIVQGALKRLVESR is encoded by the coding sequence ATGGACGAGCACTCAGCAACGGTTGAACTTCTCGACGCCGCCGTCGCCGCCCTAGGTGGTGCGCGCCGCGAGGGCCAAGTGCGTATGGCCACTGCGGTGGCCTCCGCGTTGGAGAAGGAGCGCCACCTCGCGGTGCAGGCAGGTACCGGTACAGGTAAGTCCTTGGCTTACCTGGTTCCCGCCTTCCGCCATGCGCAGGAAACCGGCAGCACCGTCATCGTCTCCACCGCAACGCTGGCCCTGCAGCGTCAGCTCGTGGAACGCGATCTTCCGCGCCTAGCCGAGGCCCTCGAACCGCATCTGGCGAAGAAACCTACCTTCGCCATCATGAAGGGCCGCTCCAACTACGTCTGCCTCAACAAGGTATCTCGCGCCTCCGAGTTGGAGAGTGAGGACACCTTGCTCGACGCCGACTCCCCCTCCGCCCTCGGCCGCCACGTCCAGCGCGTCTACGAGTGGGCCGAAGACACCGAAACTGGTGACCGCGAGGATCTCGAACCGGGCGTGCCGGACTTGGCGTGGCGCCAAGTCTCAGTGACCTCCGCCGAGTGCTTGGGCGCGACGCGCTGCCCCCACGGCGAAGACTGCTTCGCGGAACTGGCGCGGCGCCGGGCTGCCGATGTCGACGTTGTCGTGACCAACCACGCCCTTCTGGCTATCGACGCCGTCGCAGACGTGAACATCCTGCCTGAGCATGACGTCGTCATCATCGACGAGGCGCATGAGCTCGATGGCCGCATCACGTCGGTCTCCACTGCAGAAATCACAGGCCGTGCGCTCAAGATGGCCGCTACCCGCGCCAAATCGCTGGGTGCCAATGGGAAGGACCAGCGCCTCACTGAACAGGCCGCTGAGCTCACCCAACTGCTCGGTGAATTCCTCCCTGGGCGCTGGACAGACCTTCCGGAGAACGCCAAGCAGCAGCTCATGGCCTTGGCGGACACGTTGTCCTCCTGCCGCGACACTATTGCCCGTACCCCGGAAGGCGAGCAAACCTCCGATCCGGAAAAGTTTGCTGAGCGCCAAAACCTAGCCAATCACTTGAGCACCCTCGTCGAGGCCATTGCCCGCATACTTGATGTCTTCGCCACCGGGGACCCAGCTGCCCACGCCGACGTGGTGTGGCTGGAGCGCGATGAGCGCACGCTCACCGATACCCTCGCCGTCGCTCCGCTGTCCATCGCGGGCATGCTCCATGAGAAGCTCTTTGGCGAGCAGACCGTAGTACTAACCTCAGCCACCCTGGCTTTGGGCGGGCGCTTTGATGCCATGGCAGCGCAGTGGGGGCTGCCGAAGGGAACGTGGGATTCCCTCGATGTGGGCTACCCCTTTAATCCCGCCCGCAGCGGCATCCTCTATACCGCGAGCCACCTGCCACAGCCGGGCCGCGATGGTCTATCCCCGGAAACTCTCGAGGAGATCCGCGAGCTCATCATGGCTGCCGGCGGCCGCACGTTGGGTCTCTTTTCCTCGCGCCGCGCTGCCCAGCAGGCGGCGGAGGCGCTCAAGCCGCGGATTCCCTTCGACATCTTTCTTCAAGGCGAGGATTCCATCGGCGCCTTGGTGGACAAGTTCACGAAGAACGAGAACTCGTGTCTCTTCGGCACGTTAAGTTTATGGCAGGGCGTCGACGTGCCCGGCCCCTCCTGCTCCCTGGTTCTCATTGACCGCATCCCTTTCCCCCGCCCGGACAATCCGCTCATGCAGGCTCGCACCGAGGCGGCGAAGGCGGCCGGACGCAACGGGTTCATGGAGGTTTCCGCCACGCATGCGGCCCTCCTCATGGCGCAGGGCGCGGGACGTCTGCTGCGTTCAGTTGATGACCGCGGCGTGGTAGCAGTTCTAGACAACCGCTTGGAAACCAAACGCTACGGCTCCTACCTGCGCGATTCTATGCCGCAGATGTGGCGCACCACTGATCCGGAGATCGTGCAGGGCGCGCTCAAGCGGCTTGTCGAGTCCCGCTAG
- the nrdH gene encoding glutaredoxin-like protein NrdH — protein sequence MSITLYTKPACVQCNATKKALDRAGLEYSTVDISLDDEARDYVMALGYVQAPVVEANGEHWSGFRPDRIKALGSLAATA from the coding sequence ATGAGCATCACTCTTTACACCAAGCCCGCGTGCGTTCAGTGCAACGCCACCAAGAAGGCCCTGGACCGTGCAGGTCTCGAATACTCCACCGTGGATATTTCCCTGGATGATGAGGCCCGCGACTACGTCATGGCCCTGGGCTATGTTCAGGCGCCGGTTGTCGAGGCCAATGGTGAGCACTGGTCCGGTTTCCGTCCTGACCGCATTAAGGCTCTGGGCTCCTTGGCGGCGACTGCCTAA
- a CDS encoding FadR/GntR family transcriptional regulator encodes MGSDIVSGTLPAGERFTLNDICLRFDISRTVAREAMRALEQLGMVASSRRVGITVLPISEWAVYDPSIITWRLNSEKSRDGQRNSLNELRLAIEPTAAALAAQHGSPEDKEEILSLAQRLHSFEETPARRVGEQLATDLRFHTMVLHSSGNEMFAALSPFLLSMVRGRSVFGSHKRNPTAGTARLHLDLAEAIHRSDAVEAEKIARAILTAARAKEA; translated from the coding sequence ATGGGGTCAGACATCGTCAGCGGCACCCTCCCTGCCGGCGAACGGTTCACCCTCAACGATATTTGTCTGCGTTTCGACATTTCGCGCACCGTTGCCCGCGAAGCGATGCGCGCACTCGAGCAACTCGGCATGGTTGCGTCCTCACGGCGCGTGGGTATTACCGTGCTGCCGATTAGCGAGTGGGCCGTGTACGATCCCTCCATCATCACGTGGCGATTGAACTCGGAAAAATCACGGGATGGACAGCGCAACTCCCTCAATGAGCTGCGCCTCGCTATCGAGCCCACCGCCGCAGCACTCGCAGCGCAGCACGGATCCCCTGAAGATAAAGAGGAAATCCTGTCGTTGGCACAGCGCCTTCACTCTTTCGAGGAGACACCCGCGCGCCGCGTGGGTGAGCAACTAGCCACGGACCTGCGTTTTCACACCATGGTTCTGCACTCCTCAGGAAACGAAATGTTCGCAGCGCTGAGCCCATTCCTTCTCTCCATGGTGCGCGGGCGCTCAGTTTTTGGTTCACACAAGCGCAACCCCACCGCCGGAACAGCGCGCCTCCATTTGGATCTAGCGGAGGCTATCCACCGCAGCGACGCCGTCGAGGCAGAAAAAATCGCACGTGCCATCCTCACGGCGGCACGTGCGAAAGAGGCCTAG